The Euzebya sp. sequence TGCGGGACGCGATGACCGTGCGGCCCGACCGCCCGATGGTCCTGGTCGACCTGGCGGTCCCGCGCGACGTCGAAGCGGCCGCCGCGGAGATCCCCGGCGTGACGGTCGTCGACATCGACAGCCTGCGCCGGGTCGTGACCCGCGGTCCGACGGGCGACGCGGTCCGCCGCGCCCGTGCGATCGTCAGCGAGGAGGCGGAGTCCTTCGCCGCCTGGAGCCGCGGGGTCCAGGCCGGCCCGACGATCGCCGCGCTCCGCAGCCGCGCCGAGGAGATCCGCGCCGCCGAGCTCGAGCGGCTCGCCAACCGTCTGTCGACGCTCGACGAGGCCCAGCGCGACGCCGTCGAGACGGTGACGAAGGGGATCGTCAACACCCTGCTGCACGAGCCGTCCGTGCGCCTCAAGCGCCTGGTCGACAGCCCCGACGGCGAGCGGTTCGTCCGCGCCCTCAGCCACCTCTTCGACCTGATCCCCGAGGACGGCCCCCGGCGACCGTGATCCGCATCGCGACCCGCCGGTCCGCGCTCGCGCGCGCACAGGCCCACCAGACCGGCGTGCGGATCAGCGAGCGCACGCAGAAGCCCTTCGAGCTGGTCCCCATGTCCTCGACCGGCGACGACCACCCGGAGCGGCGGATCGACGCCTTCGACGTGAAGGGCCTGTTCGTCGACACCATCCGGCAGTCCGTGATCGACGGCGAGTGCCACGTCGCCGTCCACTCCTTCAAGGACCTGCCGTCCGAGCCGCACCCGGACCTCGTCGTCGCGGCGATCCCCGGCCGCGAGGATCCGCGCGACCTGCTGGTCACCCGTGAGGGGCGCACGTTCGCCTCGCTCGACGCGAACGCCATCGTCGGGACCTCGTCCGAGCGTCGTCGGCTGCAGCTCCTGCGGGTCAAGCCGGGCCTGCAGGTCCTGCCGCTGCGCGGGAACCTCGACACCCGGCTGCGGAAGGTCGCCGAGGGCGAGTACGACGCGGTCGTCGTCGCACTCGCGGGCCTGAAGCGCCTGTACACGCCACCGGAGCGGGGAGGGGTGGGGGCGCTCGAGCTGCCGCTGAAGGCCGTCCCGCTCGAGCCGGGCGAGATGGTGCCGGCCCCCGCCCAGGGCGCGATCGCCATCGAGTGCCGCCGCGACGACGCCCGGACGCTCAGCCTGCTCGAGGCCGTGGACCACCGCCCCACCCGGAAGGCCGTCGAGGCCGAGCGGTCGTTCCTGGCCACGCTCGGCGCCGGGTGCACCACCCCCGTCGGCGCGCTGTGCACCCTCACCGGGCTGGGCGGCCTCGAGCTCCTCGGCATGCTGGGCGACCCGACCGCGCGGCGCGTCCTGCGCAGCTCGATCGCCGGGGGGTTCGACCAGGGGATCGAGATCGGACGGACGCTGGCCGAGGAGATGAGGGAGGCGCTCGGTGCCTGAGGACGACAGAGACCGCGACGACATCGTCGCCCCGGACATGGACCTGGCGGCCCTGGGCGGGGCGCCGGCCCAGCCCGGCACCGTCCACCTGGTCGGCAGCGGGCCCGGCGACGTGGGGCTGCTGACCACGCGCGCCGCGGTGCTGGTGGCGACGGCGGACGTGGTCGCCTACGACCGGCTCGCCCCCGCCGCCGCGCTGTCGCTGTGCCGGCCCGACGCCGACCAGCTGTACGTCGGGAAGATGCCGGACCGCCACGCCCTCAGCCAGGACGAGATCAACGCGCTGCTGGTCGACCGCGCCCGGGCCGGCGACGCGGTGGTCCGGCTGAAGGGCGGCGACCCGTTCGTCTTCGGCCGGGGGTCGGAGGAGGCGCAGGCCTGCGTCGCCGCCGGGGTCCCCTTCGACATCGTCCCGGGCGTGACATCGGCCATCGCCGCCCCCGCCTACGCGGGCGTGCCCGTGACCCACCGCGGCCTCGCCCCCGCCTTCGCGGTCGTCACCGGCCACGAGGATCCCACCAAGGACGACACCCAGGTCGACTACGACGCGCTGGCGGCGTTCCCCGGCACCCTCGTCTTCCTGATGGGGGTCGGCCGGATCGACCGGATCACCGCGGCGCTCATCGCCGCCGGACGGCCCGCCGACACGCCCGTCGCCATGGTGCGCTGGGGGACCACCCCCCACCAGGAGCGGCTGGTCGGCACCCTCGCGGACATCGCCGAGCAGGTGGCCGAGACCGGGTTCTCCTCACCGGCCGTGACCGTCGTCGGGCAGGTGGCGGCCCTCGCGGACGAGCTCGCCTGGTTCGACACCCGTCCCCTCCACGGCCGCTCGGTGCTCGTGCCCCGCACCCGCCAGCAGGCCAGCGAGCTGTCCCGCCGCCTCCGGGCGCTGGGCGCGGACCCGGTGGAGGCCCCGACCATCGCGATCGAGCCGACCGACGACCCCGAGGAGCTCCGCCGGAGCGTCGAGTGGCTGCGGGCCGGTCGCTACTCGTGGGTTGTGTTCACCTCCCCCAACGGGGTCCGCGCGGTCGTCGACGCCATCGCCGCGGAGGGCGGCGACGCCCGCTGGTTCGCCCAGACCCAGATCGCGTGCATCGGCGCGGGCACCGCCCGAGCGCTCGCCGACGCCGGCCTGCGACCCGACCTGGTGCCGGACACCTACACGACCCGCGGTCTCGGGCTCGCCCTCGCCGAGGTGGCCGACGACCCCGACCTGCCGGTCCTGCTGCCCCGCGCGGACATCGCGAGCGAGAAGCTGGACCAGGTGCTCGACTCGGCCGGCGTCGCCCACGCCGGGGTGGTCGCCTACAAGACCGTCCCGGCTGCCGGGCTCGACCGGGAGGTCGCGCGGCGGCTGCTCGACGGCGGGTTCGACGCCGTGGCCCTGGGGTCGTCATCCACCGCCCGCAACCTCGTCGACCTGCTCGGCTCGCGCCCCCACCCCGACATCGCGATCGTCTCCATCGGGCCGGTGACGACCGCGACGTGTGAGGAGCTCGGTCTCGCCGTCGCGGCGGAGGCCGACCCCCACGACGTCGACGGCCTGGTCGACGCGGTCGCACGGACCCTGACGGCCTGACGCCGTCCCGACCGGCCAGGGGCTCCCGTGGACAGGCGCGGCCCCGGCCTGCCAGGATCGCGTGTCGGAGCCGTGCAGCTGTCGACCAGGAGGCTCGTGATGAGCGGAGAGTGGCGTCCAGATCCCGAGGGCCGGTACGAGTACCGCTGGTGGGACGGGGAGGGCTGGACCGACCAGGTGGCCCACCAGGGCCAGGTCGGCGTCGTGCCGATGGGGCAGGGTGATGCGGGCGCGGGTGCCCCCGCCGCGACGGCGCCGTCGGATCCCTCACCCGCGGTCCAGCCGGTCGCCCAGCCGCAGGCCCACGGCGGCGGCACCGGCTTCGAGGGCATCACCGGCGACCTGGTCGACGGGCGGTTCTCCGAGAAGGAGGCCACCCCGATCGCGAACCAGAACTCGAAGATGCTCCGCGTGCGCCTGGGCGAGCCGTTCATGGCCCGCCAGGGCGCGATGGTCGCCTACCAGGGCAACGTCGACTTCGCCTACGAGGGCGGCGGGGCGTCGCGGTTCATCAAGAAGGCGCTCACCGGTGAGGGCGTGCCCCTCATGCGGGTCGCCGGGCAGGGTGACGTGTTCCTCGCCGACACCGCCGCTGACGTGCACCTGCTGCAGCTGTCCAACGCCGGGCTGTCGATCAGCGGCAAGAACGTGCTGGGCTTCTCCGCGGGCCTCGACTGGAACATCGAGCGGGTCAAGGGCGGCTCGATCGCCACCGGCGGGCTGTTCAACACCACGCTGCGGGGCACCGGCTGGGTGGCGATCACGACCGACGGGCCGCCGGTGGTGCTCAACACCGCGGAGGCCCCGACCTTCGCCGACACCCAGGCCGTCGTCGCCTGGTCGGCCAACCTGCAGACGTCGATCGCGTCGAGCTTCAAGGCCAGCGCCCTGATCGGCCGCGGCTCCGGCGAGCTCGTCCAGGTCGCCTTCCAGGGCCAGGGCTTCGTCATCGTGCAGCCCTCCGAGGGGATCCAGATCCCGACCCAGTCCGCTTGACCGCCGCCCCGCCCAGCGGCCCGGGCCGGCGCTTCGCGGTGCTGGTCAACCCCGCCGCCGGGAGCGTGGGTGAGGAGGCCGTGGACGTCGACGAGCCCCTCGGCGCCGTCCTCGACGTCCTCGCCGAGCTCGGCGCGGTGGACGTCATCCCGCTCGAGGGCGACGACGTGGTCGAGCGGGTGGCGGCCGAGGCGCCCGACGACACGGTGCTGGTCGTCGTCGGCGGGGACGGGACCATCCACCGGGTCGTGAACGCCGACGTCGACCGGCGCTGGCCGTACCTGCTGCTGCCCGGCGGCACGGGGAACGACTTCGTCGGCGGGCTGGGGATCGACGACGACCTCGCGGCCGCGGCGGCCCTGGCCGCCGGGACCCCCGGTCCGGCGGACCTGATCAGCGGGCCCGGCGTCTGCGCGATGAACGCCGCGCACCTGGGGGTGGGCGTGCAGGCCGCCGAGGCGGCGGCGGACCTGAAGCCCCGGCTCGGTAAGCTGGCCTACCCGGCCGGGGCGGTGGCGGCCGCCGTCGAGTTCGAGCCGCTCGAGCTGACCGTGGTGCTCGACGGCGTCACGCTCGTCGAGCGTCGCCGGCTGGCCTACGTCGCGGTCTGCAACGGCCGCCGGGTGGGCGGCGGGACCCCGATCTGCCCCGTGGCCGACCCCGCCGACGGGCTGCTCGACGTCGTCCTGCTGCTGGCCGACACCCGCCGCGAGCTGGCGGCCACCACCGCGGCGCTGGTCCGCGGCGAGCACCTCGGACGCGACGACGTCCTGCACGCCACCGGCCGGGAGGTCGACGTGGTGGTGCACGACGTCGACGAGGTGGTCTGGAACGTCGACGGCGAGCTGCTCGACCTGCCCACCTCCCTCACCTGGCGCATCCAGCCGGGCGCCTGGCAGCTCCACCGACCGACCTGACGCCGGAGGGACCGCGCGGTGGCTGGCCCGCTCGGAGAGCGCGCCGATGTGCGCGCGCTCGCGGCGGGTGCGTGCCGATGTGCAGTTCGGCCACGTGGGTGGCTGAGGTCCACATCCTGGCCGGGCGACGGGGGACCGCGGCCGCAGCTACGCGGTCCCGCCGACCTGGCCGCGACCGCGGACCTGGTCGTCGATGTCCGCCACCTCCCGCCGGGCGGCGCGGAGGGACCGGAGGTGATCGCGCGCGTCGGTCAGCGTGGCCGGTGCGGTCGAGCGCTCGGCGCCCGCCTGGACCTGCAGCTGCACCGCGTCGTCGGCGAGCGCGACGAGGAGGTCCGCCAGCTCGCCCACCTGTCCGCGCAGCTCGGGGGAGGCACGACCGCCGAGGGCGGTGGTGCGGCGCTCGGCGACCAGCAGGCGGTGGAGCCGCGCGACCTCGCCGTCGATCTCGAGCTGCGACGGCCCGGCGATCCACCCGTCGCGGCCCAGGTCCGCGACCAGCGCCCGGGCCTGCAGCAGCCGGCGCCAGTCGTCCGCCACGTCGACCGGTACCTGGGTCAGGTCGGCCTGGGTGGTCGCGGGTAGGGCCTCGCCACGCCGCAGCGCGCGGTCCGCGACGGTGCGCGGGTCCCGGCGGTCCAGGACGTGGGCGGTCAGCGCGGCGCCGCCGGCGACGACGGCCGGGACCAGCACCACCGCCGCGATGACCTGCAGCACGGCGTTGCCGGTCGCGAACAGCGCGATCGCGATGGCGAGCAGGGCCGCGGCGCTGACCCCGCCCACGGCCCGCACCCCCCGCCGCACCGTCCGCCGCGCCCCGGCGGCGCCGGCCTGCACGCGGCGCGCACCGCGCCGGGCGGCCTTGCCGGCGTCCTCCAGCAGGTCCTCGAGCAGGTCGTCAAGGTCCATCGCAGGCCCAGGCTACCCGCGTCCAGGCGGCCGGAGCCGGCCGTCGTCAGCTGACCTGGCCGCCGTACAGGAAGAGGTACGCGCCGATCAGGATCACCGCGAGGAACACCAGCTTGATGGCCGTCTTCGCCGCGGCGAACACCATCCGGAGGCCCAGCAGCACGACGACCACCCCGATGGTGGACACGACGGGATCGAGCTCGACGGCGTTCAGCAGGTCCTCCATGTGGCGGAGAGGATACCCAGCGCGACCCCGCGGGCGGGGGAGGGGGCGCGCGCCGCGGGAGCGGGCACTAGGCTGCGGGGGCGATCATGGTGAGCGAGGAACGGCAGGCGGTCGAGGCGCACGTCGCGGCGCTGAACCACGGCGACCTGCAGGACGTCCTCGACACCTTCACGGCCGACGCGGTGTTCCGCTCCGACGGCGGGACCGCGCAGGGCCGCGTCGAGCTGGCCGGCATGTTCGACAGCGTCGTCGGCGACGCCCGGCCCACGACGATCCTGCGGCGGGCGACCCAGGACGGCACGCGCGTGGACTGCCGGATGACCCGTCGGTTCACCATCACCGACGAGCACGGTCGGGTCGCCGCCGCCCACGACGTGGAGGTGCGGGCGGTCTTCACGATCTCCGAGGGCGCAATCGCCCGGGTCGACGTCGACCCGCTCGTCTAGAGGGCAGGTCCAGGACAGCAGCCACCTGGCGACAGGTCGACCGGCGACCAGACCAAACCGGTGGACGGGGTGGGTCCGAACGGAACCCCGTACCCAACCTCCATCGGAGTTCTCGTGAGAGCACGAATCCTGTCCACCGCCAGCCTCCTGGCCCTGATCGTCGCCACGTTCGGCGTGACGACCGTCGGCGCCCAGACCGACGGAGGTGCCGAGGACGACGGCCTCGAGGTCCGCCACGTCGAGCTCGCCGAGCTGAACGACTCCGGCGTCTCGGGCGAGGCCACCGTCGTCCGCGACGGTGACGTCGTCACCATCCTCGCCGACGTGGCCGGCGTCGCCCCCGCCCTGCCCCACGCCCAGCACCTCCACGGCGCGCCGGATGACGCCGGGAACCCGGGCCTCGACGCCATCTGCCCGACCGGCGACGCCGACGCCGACGGCGACGGGTTCGTCTCCACCGCCGAGGGTGCGGAGTCCTACGGCGGCATCCAGGCATCGCTGACCACCAGCGGCGACACCTCCGCCGACAGCGGCCTCGCCGTGGAGCGGTTCCCGTCCCCCGACGGCGACGCTTATGAGTACGTCCGCAGCATCGCCGTGCCCGGCGACGTCGCCGACGCCCTCGACCAGCTGGTCGTGGTCGTGCACGGCATCGACATCAACGGCAACGGCGAGTACGACGCCGAGGCCGGCCAGTCCAGCATCGACCCCTCCCTGCCGCTCGAGGCCACCATCCCCGCCGCCTGCGGTGAGCTGGCCGAGTCCGACGCCATGGCCCACCAGGCCTTCCTCTCCGGTCTGAACGACTCCGGTGCCGCCGGGGCGGCCACGGTCGTCCTCGAGGGCACCTCCGCGATGGTCGGCATCGAGGGCTCCGGCTTCGCCCCGGGCCTGCCCCACGCCCAGCACCTGCACGGCGTGACCGACGGCAGCATGGAGAACGTCTGCCCGCCGGCCGACGCCGACACCGACGGTGACGGCTTCATCACGACCGCCGAGGGCCAGCCCTTCTACGACGGCATCAACGTCAGCCTGACGACCGAGGGCGACACCTCGCCCGACTCCGCCCTGGCCGTCGAGCGCTTCCCCGTCGCCGACGAGGACGGCACCTACACGTACCTCCGCGACCTCGAGGTGAGCGAGGACGTCGCCGACGCCCTGTCCGAGATGGTCGTCGTCGCCCACGGCATCGACATCAACGGCAACGGCGAGTACGACGCCGAGGCCGGCCAGTCCAGCATCGACCCGTCCCTCCCGCTCGAGGCCACCATCCCGGCCGTCTGCGGCGAGCTGACCCAGGCCGATGGTGGCGAGATGCCCGGTGAGGGCGAGACCGACCGCGAGATCGGCCGCGTCGCCGGCGATCACCGCATCGGCACCGCGATCGCGGTCAGCCAGCGGGCCTTCCCCGATGGTGCGCCGGTCGTGTACCTCTCGTCCCAGGACGTCAACCCCGACGCCCTCGTCGGCGGTGTCCTGACCGACGGCCCGATCCTGCTGGTCCCCGCGACCGGTGACCTGCCCCAGATGGTGGCCGACGAGATCGCCCGCGTGGATCCCGACCAGGTCCTGACCCTCGGCGGCTCCGCCACCGTGAGCGACGAGATCCTCGTCCAGGCCGGCAACAGCTGATGCAGCTCAGCTGACCTGACGAACCCTCGACGACCCCCGACCCACCGCGGTCGGGGGTCGTTCGCGTGTGGCTTCCACGACCGTGCCGGGCGCCGCTACCCTCGACCCATGCGCCATCGCCAGCTCGCACCGGGGATCGAAGTCAGCGAAGTCGGGTTCGGGAACTGGACCGTGACCACCGGGTGGTGGGGGGAGTACACCCGGGAGGAGGCGGTGCGGTTGCACCGCGAGGCCTTCGATGCCGGCATCACGTTCTTCGACACCGCGGACGCCTACGCCGAGGGGTACGGCGAGGAGGTGCTCGGCGAGGCGGTCGCCCCGTTCCGCGACCAGGTCGTGATCGCGACCAAGTTCGGCTACGACATCACCTCCGAGCACCGTCGCGTCGGCCAGCAGGAGCGCGCCCACCGCACCGACGTGGCCTACATCCGCCAGCGGCTGGACGACTCGCTCAAGCGGCTCGACGTCGAGGCGATCGACTTCTACCAGCTGCACAACCCGCGGATGGCCCACATTGACGACGACGACCTCTGGGCGTTCCTCGAGGACGCGAAGGCGGAGGGGAAGATCCGCGCGTACGGCACCGCGCTCGGGCCGAAGATCGGGTGGCTGGAGGAGGGCGTCCACGCCATGCGGACCCGTCAGATGGCCGGGATGCAGATGATCTTCAACATCCTCGAGCAGTCGCCCGGCAGGGAGCTGCTCGAGGTGGCCGAGGAGACCGACAACCGCATGATCGTCCGGGTCCCCCACTCCTCGGGGATGCTCGAGGGGAACCTGACGGCGGACTACGTCTTCCCCAAGCACGACCACCGCCGCCACCGCCCCCGCTCGTGGCTGGTCGAGGGCGTGCAGAAGGTCGCCACCCTCGACTTCCTGACCGAGGCCGGTGGGGGGACGGGCATGACGCTCGGCCAGGCGGCGCTCAAGTGGGTGCTGTCCCACGAGCGGTGCGTGACGACCCTCCCCAACATCTACGGAAGCGAGCAGATCGCCGAGTTCGCCGCGGCGCCGGACAAGCGGGACCTGACCGACGACGAGCTGGCGCGAATCGCGGCGCTCTACGCGGACAACTTCGGCGTCACCCCCACCGGCCTCCCCGACGATGACAAGGTCAACGGCGGCGTTGGCTGACCAGGCGGAGGGCGCTGCGGCGGCCGAGGCTCCCCGCCCGGCCCTCCCCGCGCCTGCGCCGTCGCCTTCGCCTCGCCAGACGTCAGCGACCACGCGGCCCGGCGCGCACGAGGTGCGCCTGAGCGGCGCCGAGGTCGAGCAGGTCATCGCCCGCGCCATCGAGCTGCAGCAGCGCGCCGAGCGGCAGCCGTCGGACGGCCTCACCCTCGCCGACGTCCAGGACATCGCCGCGCAGATCGGTGTGGACCCGGCCGTGGTGCGGCGGGCGGTCACCGACGTCCGGCTGACCGGCGCGGTCGCGCACGAGCCGAGCGCCACCGAGCGCCTGCTCGGCCCCCGCCACGTCGGCGGCGCGGTCCTGGTGCCCGGCGACGTCGTCGGGGTCCGTGCTGCCACGCGCCGGTGGATGGGCGACGACGAGCACATGCGCTGCACCGGCACGCGCGGGGCGACCGACCGCTGGCAGAAGGACCAGCGGCTGATGACCGAGCTGCGCCGCGGCCTGTCGAGCGGGCGGGGCAGCGGGGTGCTGCGCGACCTGCGGGAGGTGGCGGTCACGGTCGCCGAGGACCCCGAGGGCACGATCGTCACCCTCGACGCGGACACCGCACCGATCCGCACCACCGCTGCGGGGGTCCTCGTGACGACGGCGGTCAGCGCCGTCGGTGCGGGTGCGGTCGCGGCGGGCCTCACACCTGACACCGCGTTCCTGTCGAGCGACGTGCTGCAGTTCGCGGCGGCCTTTGCGGGCACGGCGGCCGTCGGGTTCGGCACGGCGGCGCTCACCGTCCGCACGTGGACCAGGAAGGTCCGCACGGCGGTGGACCACGCCCTGGACGGCATCACCATGTCGGCGACCCAGCCCGAGCTGCCCCGCCCGCCCAAGCCGTCCGGCGGCTGGCGCCGCACCGTGGCCGACTGGCTCGGTGGCTGAAACCCGGTGGCTGAAACCCGGTGGCTGAACCCCGGCGGCTGAACCCCGGCGGGGTCAGTCGCGCGCGGCAGCCCGGCGTCGAGGGCCGGCGACGAAGCTGGTCGCGGTGAGGAACGCCTCCTCGACCGCGTCGACCGTCGCCGCCGATGCGGCGATGACCGGGTCGTCCTCCGGTCCCCGGACACCCAGCGCGAAGGCGTGTCCCCGCGTCGTCTCCGGTGCGGCCGGGTGGGCGAGCGACGGGCCGTAGGCCAGCCACTGGCCGGCGAGGTGCGCCCCGTGGGGCGAGCGGCGCGCGAGCACGTCGGTGGAGACCAGCCCGGCCGCGCCCG is a genomic window containing:
- a CDS encoding AIM24 family protein, which translates into the protein MSGEWRPDPEGRYEYRWWDGEGWTDQVAHQGQVGVVPMGQGDAGAGAPAATAPSDPSPAVQPVAQPQAHGGGTGFEGITGDLVDGRFSEKEATPIANQNSKMLRVRLGEPFMARQGAMVAYQGNVDFAYEGGGASRFIKKALTGEGVPLMRVAGQGDVFLADTAADVHLLQLSNAGLSISGKNVLGFSAGLDWNIERVKGGSIATGGLFNTTLRGTGWVAITTDGPPVVLNTAEAPTFADTQAVVAWSANLQTSIASSFKASALIGRGSGELVQVAFQGQGFVIVQPSEGIQIPTQSA
- the hemC gene encoding hydroxymethylbilane synthase; the protein is MIRIATRRSALARAQAHQTGVRISERTQKPFELVPMSSTGDDHPERRIDAFDVKGLFVDTIRQSVIDGECHVAVHSFKDLPSEPHPDLVVAAIPGREDPRDLLVTREGRTFASLDANAIVGTSSERRRLQLLRVKPGLQVLPLRGNLDTRLRKVAEGEYDAVVVALAGLKRLYTPPERGGVGALELPLKAVPLEPGEMVPAPAQGAIAIECRRDDARTLSLLEAVDHRPTRKAVEAERSFLATLGAGCTTPVGALCTLTGLGGLELLGMLGDPTARRVLRSSIAGGFDQGIEIGRTLAEEMREALGA
- the cobA gene encoding uroporphyrinogen-III C-methyltransferase, with product MPEDDRDRDDIVAPDMDLAALGGAPAQPGTVHLVGSGPGDVGLLTTRAAVLVATADVVAYDRLAPAAALSLCRPDADQLYVGKMPDRHALSQDEINALLVDRARAGDAVVRLKGGDPFVFGRGSEEAQACVAAGVPFDIVPGVTSAIAAPAYAGVPVTHRGLAPAFAVVTGHEDPTKDDTQVDYDALAAFPGTLVFLMGVGRIDRITAALIAAGRPADTPVAMVRWGTTPHQERLVGTLADIAEQVAETGFSSPAVTVVGQVAALADELAWFDTRPLHGRSVLVPRTRQQASELSRRLRALGADPVEAPTIAIEPTDDPEELRRSVEWLRAGRYSWVVFTSPNGVRAVVDAIAAEGGDARWFAQTQIACIGAGTARALADAGLRPDLVPDTYTTRGLGLALAEVADDPDLPVLLPRADIASEKLDQVLDSAGVAHAGVVAYKTVPAAGLDREVARRLLDGGFDAVALGSSSTARNLVDLLGSRPHPDIAIVSIGPVTTATCEELGLAVAAEADPHDVDGLVDAVARTLTA
- a CDS encoding nuclear transport factor 2 family protein, with product MVSEERQAVEAHVAALNHGDLQDVLDTFTADAVFRSDGGTAQGRVELAGMFDSVVGDARPTTILRRATQDGTRVDCRMTRRFTITDEHGRVAAAHDVEVRAVFTISEGAIARVDVDPLV
- a CDS encoding diacylglycerol kinase family protein, yielding MTAAPPSGPGRRFAVLVNPAAGSVGEEAVDVDEPLGAVLDVLAELGAVDVIPLEGDDVVERVAAEAPDDTVLVVVGGDGTIHRVVNADVDRRWPYLLLPGGTGNDFVGGLGIDDDLAAAAALAAGTPGPADLISGPGVCAMNAAHLGVGVQAAEAAADLKPRLGKLAYPAGAVAAAVEFEPLELTVVLDGVTLVERRRLAYVAVCNGRRVGGGTPICPVADPADGLLDVVLLLADTRRELAATTAALVRGEHLGRDDVLHATGREVDVVVHDVDEVVWNVDGELLDLPTSLTWRIQPGAWQLHRPT
- a CDS encoding aldo/keto reductase — encoded protein: MRHRQLAPGIEVSEVGFGNWTVTTGWWGEYTREEAVRLHREAFDAGITFFDTADAYAEGYGEEVLGEAVAPFRDQVVIATKFGYDITSEHRRVGQQERAHRTDVAYIRQRLDDSLKRLDVEAIDFYQLHNPRMAHIDDDDLWAFLEDAKAEGKIRAYGTALGPKIGWLEEGVHAMRTRQMAGMQMIFNILEQSPGRELLEVAEETDNRMIVRVPHSSGMLEGNLTADYVFPKHDHRRHRPRSWLVEGVQKVATLDFLTEAGGGTGMTLGQAALKWVLSHERCVTTLPNIYGSEQIAEFAAAPDKRDLTDDELARIAALYADNFGVTPTGLPDDDKVNGGVG
- a CDS encoding cell wall-binding repeat-containing protein yields the protein MRARILSTASLLALIVATFGVTTVGAQTDGGAEDDGLEVRHVELAELNDSGVSGEATVVRDGDVVTILADVAGVAPALPHAQHLHGAPDDAGNPGLDAICPTGDADADGDGFVSTAEGAESYGGIQASLTTSGDTSADSGLAVERFPSPDGDAYEYVRSIAVPGDVADALDQLVVVVHGIDINGNGEYDAEAGQSSIDPSLPLEATIPAACGELAESDAMAHQAFLSGLNDSGAAGAATVVLEGTSAMVGIEGSGFAPGLPHAQHLHGVTDGSMENVCPPADADTDGDGFITTAEGQPFYDGINVSLTTEGDTSPDSALAVERFPVADEDGTYTYLRDLEVSEDVADALSEMVVVAHGIDINGNGEYDAEAGQSSIDPSLPLEATIPAVCGELTQADGGEMPGEGETDREIGRVAGDHRIGTAIAVSQRAFPDGAPVVYLSSQDVNPDALVGGVLTDGPILLVPATGDLPQMVADEIARVDPDQVLTLGGSATVSDEILVQAGNS